From Neoarius graeffei isolate fNeoGra1 chromosome 27, fNeoGra1.pri, whole genome shotgun sequence:
GCTCACTGAGTTAATATGTGTGATGTAACGCTAAATTAACGACACACTGAACATCCGAATATTATAAATATTTCAGCTCTGAGTCCATTTTGCTGTAAACTGCAAATCACACGTGACCTTCTCATCCGCGCGCTTTCAGTGAGGCTCGGCCTGCGCACGCGCGCGGAGCAGAGCGGAAGTGGGTTTGTGATGAAGCGGCTCGCGCTGCGGAGTGTTATTAGCCGCATGCTAACGCTGGCAAAGAGCCGGCGCGTGCAGCTTTACACAGTTTTagcctcaaacaaacaaacagaatcgAAAAGCTCCAAAAAGGGCAACACGGATCCCGGAAGCGGTTTATATCCAGGAAAAACACATTCCTCTGGAAATGCATTCGAAGATGAGTAAAATATAAATATTTCCATGGCAACAGCGTCGCCTCTGATTGGTGGAGTTTCTTCGTGGCATTCTGGGTAATGTAGTGCTTCATGAGGAGTACTGGAATAAAACGCGTCCGTTTTAAGAAATGAAGTTGAGATGATATTTATTCGTAGCCTTGTGTGATGAAGATGAGAATGTATTTTTCACAAAACGGTCAAAATGCGGCATGGGTTAAAGCGagaaaatattttatttgtaGTCATGAAGGGAATGTGTCGTGCTACTTCCGGAAACAGCTGGATTTGTCAGTGTGGACCGGAAGCGGAGTGGGGTTCTTTTGTGCTGCTGAAGTTGGAAGGTTTTTGAGTGGAGAGCCGTTAAAGAGTCCGTTTATGATTGTAAGGAGTTTATTGTTGTTTGATGAGAGAATGATGCAGGAGGAGGAAGTGCACTAACCTGCAGGAGGATCAGCAGGATTAGTGTTCGGATTATTTCTATTATTTGGTGATGTTTTTGGTGAGTACCCAACTGTGTGGTCTTTTTTTATatctatatatttgtgtgtgtgtgtgtgtgtgtgtgtggactgagAAAAATAAGAGCTACTGTTTATAAAAAAAACACACCCTTCTCCCCTTCTGTCATCCTGTTTactttcacttcctggttttcagccTTCTGCTGTCACTTCAGGCACATGAGAGGAAAACTCACAGTATGACCAACATTGCTGGAGGTGAGACAGCAAAAGCAGGACATGAGACGGCGAAAGCAGGACGTGAGAATGTCCTGGAATGCTACGTGACGTTCTACAGCCGCATGTGGAGCGAGGGCAGCGTGAAGGTGTGTGAGGACACGCAGCTGATGGACCAGGCCCGGCAGGTGGTGTTACAGCAGTGTGAAGCAGCTCACATGTTCACACTCCTGCCATTTTACCCCACTGTGATCGACATCATCAGCTCTGCCAGCAGCTCCACCAGCGTGTTCCAGCGCCTGAGCAAAGCCTTCGAGGTTCTCGAGCTGTTCTGCGTCAACCTGTTCCTCTTTCCCTGGAAAAAAGAGATCAAAACACTGAAGGTGAGAggaaattctctctctcactcactcactctcacacacacacacacacacacacacacacacttcctgtttctgtTGTTAAATAAATCATTAAGAATGCTCGGTTTAAACACTCCACACTGCACCGAATTCACTTTACAGAACTGAAACTAAACTTTAAAACTCTGTGAGCTTCTCAGCGGCGCTGCTTTCATCACAAACACAATCTCTCAAAGTGTGGATCAAATATTCCACATGATGAGATTATTCCGAAAATAATtacaaaattattaaaaatgcTCTGAGACAGTAGTATTAAATTTATAATCTACAATAAATATGAAAAATCTCATTGTGGAAAATCAATGATCAGTTTGATAAAATTTTCTCAAGTTTTTTTAATCAAGTGATATTGTTTGTGTAGAAATTATAATATAGAAAGTTATAAATTTGCTTCTGAATGATATCATTTACAAAAATTATTTCTTTCATTAAATAaatgtttgaaataaaaaaaagatttgactCAAATAATTCTTAATAATCTTATAATTATTTATCGGATTTATTAAAATAAATTTACAGATTTTTTTcctgaaaatgttttatttgcaCAGATATTTcagaaattaatttatttatttatcgggGTTGTTGGTGTCTGTTTTATAGCTGATACAGCTcccaaagaaacaaaaaactactactattattattattattattattcagagtTTATCCCAATAGTGATATTCGGTCAGATCGAGCAGCCCgatgttcaagtcaagtcaactttattgtcaaatatgctacacatgctcgacatacagcacagatgaaatttcagtcctctgacccacggtgcaaacaggcaatgcaataaatacaaatagaataactgaaataaacaatataaacagtataaacagtctagataagaactagacatagactaaacactcacaggtatatatatatatatatatatatatatatatatatatattcacacttGAATAAAATCTCACATGAAAATATTTTGATAAATGTCGAATAAAGTGATGTTTAAAGACACTGATGCTGTTTATAAACTCAACAATTAAaaggaaaaacaagaaaaaagtaACAATTATTTTTTAATGAGGCAAAAATAAAACTGTAAAATGCTTCTCATGAAGCTCCGCCTTGTGACATTAGGCCACGCCCCCTAGATGAGTGTGGATTAGAACATTTTCATGTTGGATGATGAAAAGTTTAATTAAACTGAACTTTCTTGTCTTGTAGAAATTCACCGGTCATTTTGTTTACTACATCAAAGCGGTTCTGCCGCTGCAGACGACTCGGAGCGTTCTCCAGCGCATCGGCTACGACTCCGAGACCGACACCGAGTACAGACTCTCTGAGAACGCAGACCCAAACTGGGCCAAAGAAATGGGCTTTGAGCTTTTTCTGGCCCGGATCGAATGTGAACATCTGAGTCAGATCACGAGCCAGACGTCTCACGCTGAATGTCTGGAGATCATCCAGAACCTCGGTTCTGCTTCGACTCTTCAGGAGGAACCAGAGCTCGATCACGCTCCAAACGGTGTTCCGGAGGAAGATGGAGCACACAGAGACGACTTCCTGTTAACCTCAGAACCGAGTTTGAAACCTTTAGATGTGGAAATGAGTGAGCGTGAAAGCTCGGAGCGTGGAGCGTTCCTGAGCGAAGATAAGTCCATCCTGGAGATGCAGAAGGATTATCCAGACCTCGCCTTCAGACAGAGGCCCATCTTCAAAAGCTCCTCTGTCAAGGTGAAGCGCTCCGGAGCGAGAGACGTGAAGTTGAGCCGTGAAGCGAGCAGCTGTCGGTCCATCACCGTACACTCTGAAGCTCCAGAACCTGCTCCAGAACCTCGTTCTTCAGAAGAACAGCAGCTGCGTGTCGGAGCTGCATCACACAGTCCAGGGTTAAAACACGGTGACGAAGCCTCAGTGATGGACCTGGCCGAGAAGATGGACAAGCTCAAGCTGAAGGAGGAGCCTCTGAAGTGTCCAGTGGAGGAGACGGCGCAGTGCGAGAAGAACGAGACGATCTCGATCCTCTGCAGCCCCTCGCACGAGTCCATGTGCAGCATTGCTGGCTGCGGCAGCTGCAACGCCTCCGATCGACTCCAGCAGCACCACGGCATCACTGAGCCGCCGCAGTCCTTCTACATCCCCAACTGTGTGAGCAGCTCTGCTCCGGTGCCCCCTGCAGAGCACGAGGAGAACAACCATTCGTGCAGCGGAGTAGGAGCTGAGCCCGTCCTCCACCACGCTGTGAAGATCTGAGGAACCTCTGTGAAGGCCATCAGGAGCACAAACAAGCTCTCTTCCTTAAAATACACATCAGtgtagcgcacacacacacacacacacaataaagtcAGTAACTTCAGACCAATCACAGCTGATATGCAAATTAGCAGGTGATGGAGAGAAATGTTTCGCTACAGAATGTTTTAACTGGTAAATAAATCGagtgagtttactcacagttAAATAACCAGCGCTGCGTTTCCCAAAACACTCAACACACACCCTAACCCTtaaccaggagagagagagagagttcattgtgctgctcgctctaccatttaacgatgaactTTGTGTTGCGAtgattttgggaaactcaggcctgctCGTTAAATCAGTGACGAGGATGTTCAGTTGTGAGGCGTGACAGGATATGTGAGCGtgtctaatttgcatatttgtgaatattcttagctgctGGTGTTTTTGAAGAGGATAAATATTCAGCGATGTTCCTTATAATATATAAATTGATGAAtcagaaaattaaatgttacacttTTTGAtgataattttcttttttttcattttttttttttacattttatacaaATTCAGTCCACTCTGATGTGTAATTTATAACGATGTAATGTTCTGTGTTTGTTCTGGGATAAATAGCGATCCTGTGCGAtgttgttttttttggttttttaagAACTTGTTCGTCTCAGGTGAAGGACTGTCGAAGCGCGAACAGGTCACAGAGTCGCGAGCTCCAGTTTGCTGTGATGCTGCGAGTGGATGGTTTTGGGTTTTGGTGAAGCGGCGTCTCTCCATCCTGAGATAATCATCTGAACACCTCCACTTCTGGATGAAGACACGTCATGAACTCCTTTTCACAGGAAGATGAAGTAAGTGACTCTGTGACCTGTTCACTCAGGGGTGTCAAACACACAACCTGCAGACCACAACCACAACCAGCCCCGGTCCTGTGGACCTTATTTTTGACTCTTGATTCAAAATCATCTTGTGGACTGACTGTTCATCCACTAGGGGGCGAAATAGAGCAATAAACTCGGAGCAATAAACTCAGCAGTGAACCAAATGATCGAATGGCGTAATTGTTCATGAGCGCTGTGACCACGCCTCCACATCTCACACAACCAGCTCCAAGGGTTCAGAACagtgggggtgaatacttatgcactctcaatctttacattttttatatttGTGAATAATTGATGAGTATTGGCTGTGACAGGACTGTGGAATAGATTAATGACACAAACTCCATTTTAAGTTTTGTATTTTCATTTTcttggtgtgtttttgttttttttttttttgcgtgcgcgccatttttaaaagacaaaAGTCCGCTAAGTCCGAGCGCTGGGTGCGGGACCGAGTGGTGTTGTGGTAAGAGCCTTGCCTTGCGATGTGGAGGTTGTTGGTTTGATCCTGGTGGAGGACTGCAGTGAAGGTGATGGGTTTTTTAACGGTGGGCTCTTTATATGCAAAAGAGAGTCGAAACTCTGTGTTCGAGCTCCCCTGGTTTCAGACGTTACTCCCAATTCGTTATTGCCACGCCCACCCTGTACCTTCCACGCTCACATCCTGGCCGGGGTTTGAACCAGCGACCTCTCAACCCAGCGGTAAAGCTCAGCCACATGAGCCACAGGATTTCACACGCATGTTGTGGTTTAAAGAACTTTTCACTTCTGCATTCTGAACCCCGACCTAAAGCAGAGACTCGAACCAGAGACGCGACGCCCGACAGCGCGCGGACTAACCGCTGCACCACGGCTCACCGGAAGTGTCTCTCAATAAACAGATCAAACTGCAACAACTTTAACAGCATTGACCAGAAGAGCTGAGGATCAGCGCTCAAAACACTATAAGGGCAACTCATCATTCACACTCAGTTCTCATCTTTCTCTCTTCATTTCCTCTTTGGTCGAATCCCAAACTCAGAAGGGGTTTGGATCGGATGGCCGTGAGGTCAGAGAATCAACGTTCAGGTCGATTCCATGAGGAAAGTGTTCCAGGAGTCTGAGGGAAAACTGTAAACACAAGGAGTCTTGAGAAACCAGAGCAGTTATTCAGAAACTCAACACCTTACATTCAGGGCTCAGGCATAATCCCCTGCAGAGAGTGTCAGCAGGTTGTGGGGTCATGACCCAGACTGCTCTGTATGTTATGTTTCCACTCAGAGCCTGGAGTCCCAGCTGGGATTTGAACCAGCAACCTCCTGAAACAGGCAAGAAGCTCATCCCATACTGCCTTATTAGTCTCGTAATCTAACTACATGAACACATGCTGCCTTTTGAACCCAGAAAACAAACAGAGCTAAAGCAGGTGTTTCCTGACGTCACCGGTTGATGCTGATGGGTCGGTTCTGCAGGGACGAACGCGGTCACGTGGTTTGTAAGTGATGCTCAGGATGATCAGCGTGTTCCTTCAGCGGAGTTTGACACCCCGTGTTTAAACATGCACAGGacagctgggtgtgtgtgtgtgtctgtgagagctgggtgtgtgtgtgtgtgtgtgtgtgagctgggtgtgtgtgtgtgtgtgtgctgggtgtgtgtgtgagctgggtgtgtgtgtgtgtgtgtgcgctcatgttTCTGTGCCTTCTGAGTGTCTTTAGCACTCGTGTGTTTAATGTGAGATTTGATGTAAACGTGTTTATGTGCCAATGAGGTTACAGAATGTAATAATATTGTGATAAAATATCTGATCATGATTGCAGTCTGATCATCACATGTCCAGTTATTTAGGTTAGTAATTGTAAAGTAAATATCTCTAAAGAGCCtttttggggtttgtttgtttgtttttttacaaatGTATAAAGTCATGTAACTGTAGAATTAAAAAAAGCATCGTCTGTTCATCTCTGACTGTTTTATTAAAATTACAGTGTAAACATTGGAACAACAGACAGAACATCTCCGCTGGTCCTCCAGATCCAAGTTCCGCTTCTGTAACAGTCTGAGGGTTTTTTACACATCGAACAAATAAAATTAAACTTTAGAGAACGGTTAAAAAGCTCTGCTCTTGTATTCGACCTTCCCACTCTCTGTGAAACAGGATGAAGGGCTGTGTGTGGAATGATTTCTGTGACTTaaacagaaaaatatatattaataATGATATACCAATTCATAGACAAAGgaggaaaataaataataatataaaagaaATAACGAATAACTTTCATTAGAAAAACACAATGATGCAACATTCAACTCCAGCTGGGACTGGATCAGTAAACCACCTGCTGAGCtcacaaacaaacacacctgAGCCTGGGattgatcacacacacactctcactctctctctctgtgtgggttttttaGTTACAGACATACAGCTGggaaaataaacatatattaatTAAATGAATTCTGTGGCTGCACTGGTGAGGATTTCTCCCACAGCAACAGTGGAAATCGCTGctggattatttttaaaaatgtcaataaaatgtataaaataaATCTACAGAAAAATGTCTGTGTAAAGTTTGTAAAAGTCTTTTAGACAAAAATGTG
This genomic window contains:
- the si:ch211-189a15.5 gene encoding spermatogenesis-associated protein 2, with the translated sequence MTNIAGGETAKAGHETAKAGRENVLECYVTFYSRMWSEGSVKVCEDTQLMDQARQVVLQQCEAAHMFTLLPFYPTVIDIISSASSSTSVFQRLSKAFEVLELFCVNLFLFPWKKEIKTLKKFTGHFVYYIKAVLPLQTTRSVLQRIGYDSETDTEYRLSENADPNWAKEMGFELFLARIECEHLSQITSQTSHAECLEIIQNLGSASTLQEEPELDHAPNGVPEEDGAHRDDFLLTSEPSLKPLDVEMSERESSERGAFLSEDKSILEMQKDYPDLAFRQRPIFKSSSVKVKRSGARDVKLSREASSCRSITVHSEAPEPAPEPRSSEEQQLRVGAASHSPGLKHGDEASVMDLAEKMDKLKLKEEPLKCPVEETAQCEKNETISILCSPSHESMCSIAGCGSCNASDRLQQHHGITEPPQSFYIPNCVSSSAPVPPAEHEENNHSCSGVGAEPVLHHAVKI